From Rubidibacter lacunae KORDI 51-2, a single genomic window includes:
- a CDS encoding ATP-dependent 6-phosphofructokinase, with product MTRQKRVGILTSGGDCGGLNAVTRAVVRRARDYGFAIYGIKDATMGLLSRPVEAELLDTKRVSSILRYGGTILGTINKNNPFAFPMPDGSLVDRSEEAIEGYHRLGLDALIGIGGDGSLAILDKLARQGNWNLVGVPKTIDNDVGTTEHSIGFHTALSIAVEALDRLTYTAISHSRVMVLEVMGRDAGHIAIGAGIAGGAHVILIPELPYSLEKVCEKILERKEQGNNYSIVVVAEAVKTESGEPVRYTNSLGQTLYGGIGHYIGNEISKRTGIETRVSILGHLQRGGTPSALDRLFGAAFGVAALDLVAQNKFGRMVAWQNRRVVDVPIAEAIAQYRSVELDGALVETALGLNTYIGEVDRPHPPYPQSSVDLGLPVPHGGG from the coding sequence ATGACACGACAGAAACGTGTAGGGATTTTGACGAGTGGCGGCGACTGCGGAGGGCTGAATGCTGTAACCAGAGCAGTTGTTCGCCGCGCACGCGATTACGGGTTTGCTATTTACGGCATCAAGGATGCAACGATGGGGTTGTTGAGTCGCCCCGTGGAAGCTGAACTCTTGGACACCAAGCGAGTTTCAAGTATTCTCCGGTATGGCGGCACGATCTTAGGCACCATCAATAAAAACAATCCTTTTGCATTTCCCATGCCCGACGGCAGCCTCGTAGATCGGTCCGAAGAAGCGATTGAGGGCTATCACCGACTTGGGTTGGATGCGTTGATCGGGATTGGTGGGGATGGCAGTTTGGCGATTCTGGACAAACTAGCTCGTCAGGGAAACTGGAACCTCGTTGGCGTTCCAAAAACTATCGATAATGACGTAGGTACGACCGAGCATTCGATTGGGTTTCACACTGCCTTGAGCATCGCTGTCGAGGCGCTGGATCGGCTCACCTATACTGCCATCAGCCACAGTCGTGTCATGGTGTTGGAAGTAATGGGGCGCGATGCCGGCCATATTGCAATTGGTGCCGGGATCGCCGGAGGAGCCCATGTGATTCTGATTCCCGAACTCCCCTATTCGCTGGAGAAGGTTTGCGAGAAGATTTTGGAGCGCAAAGAACAAGGTAATAACTACAGTATTGTGGTGGTTGCCGAAGCTGTAAAAACTGAATCGGGAGAGCCGGTTCGTTACACCAACAGCTTGGGACAGACCCTTTATGGGGGCATCGGGCACTATATCGGCAACGAGATCTCCAAACGCACGGGAATTGAAACTCGGGTTTCTATCCTGGGTCACCTGCAGCGGGGGGGAACTCCTTCGGCTCTGGATCGCTTGTTTGGAGCTGCCTTTGGAGTAGCAGCTTTAGACTTGGTAGCTCAGAACAAGTTCGGTCGCATGGTGGCTTGGCAAAATCGCCGCGTAGTGGACGTACCGATCGCGGAGGCGATCGCTCAATACCGCTCTGTGGAACTGGATGGGGCTCTGGTTGAAACTGCTTTGGGTCTCAACACTTACATCGGAGAAGTAGATCGACCGCATCCACCTTATCCTCAATCTTCGGTCGATCTTGGACTTCCAGTCCCGCACGGGGGAGGGTGA
- a CDS encoding DNA double-strand break repair nuclease NurA: MLDLAKLARQLPGISQHLQHEAGAGRQRLERAAQLQLAADARRAELRAVQQEWRDRLFFTAAEPTEPLGTRVPVVPPPTAHSVFATDGSQISPSHHEIAYCYLINIGRVMLHYGQNLFPLLDSLPEVFYRPEDLNESRQWGIRTEEWLGYRRTVSEAQALAEMACRWVNPPGAHPGPSLALLDGSLVFWFLESLPSGARDRLLIPILSAWEQLRAARIPLAGYLSASRSSEALNFLRLQACPYPVPNCSQHCSDASDRLPCQRVHPLRDATFWQELLQPGERGPLWRSSARVLDWYDERSRVYFCYLHVGTEIARVDLPAWVAEDAKLLDRTLGIVLAQVHKGFGYPVALAEAHNQAVVRGGDRARFFALLEQQMIRAGLQNVGTSYKEARKRGSIA, translated from the coding sequence ATGCTCGACTTAGCCAAACTGGCACGGCAGCTTCCTGGCATCAGCCAACACTTACAGCACGAGGCCGGCGCAGGTCGCCAGCGCTTGGAACGAGCCGCGCAGCTGCAGCTCGCCGCCGACGCGCGTCGTGCCGAGCTGCGTGCAGTCCAGCAAGAGTGGCGCGATCGCCTCTTCTTCACCGCCGCGGAGCCCACGGAACCTCTGGGAACTCGGGTGCCAGTCGTGCCGCCGCCAACTGCGCATAGCGTCTTTGCCACCGACGGATCGCAGATTTCTCCGTCCCACCACGAAATTGCCTACTGCTACTTGATTAACATCGGGCGCGTCATGCTGCATTACGGGCAGAACCTGTTTCCACTGCTCGACAGCCTGCCGGAAGTGTTTTATCGTCCCGAAGATCTCAATGAATCGCGGCAGTGGGGCATTCGCACCGAAGAGTGGCTAGGGTATCGCCGCACGGTTTCGGAAGCCCAAGCACTGGCCGAGATGGCCTGTCGATGGGTCAACCCACCCGGCGCCCATCCCGGTCCGAGCCTGGCTCTGTTGGACGGCTCGCTCGTCTTCTGGTTTCTCGAGTCCCTGCCTTCAGGAGCACGCGATCGCCTATTGATCCCCATATTGAGCGCGTGGGAGCAGCTGCGAGCGGCGCGCATTCCCCTGGCAGGCTACCTCAGCGCCTCGCGCAGCAGCGAGGCCTTGAATTTCCTGCGCTTGCAGGCATGTCCCTATCCCGTACCGAATTGCTCGCAACATTGCAGCGACGCTAGCGATCGCCTGCCATGCCAGCGGGTCCACCCGCTGCGCGACGCAACCTTTTGGCAAGAACTACTGCAGCCGGGCGAGCGCGGCCCGCTATGGCGCAGCTCCGCACGGGTGCTGGATTGGTACGACGAGCGATCGCGCGTCTATTTCTGCTATCTGCACGTCGGTACGGAAATCGCGCGCGTGGACCTTCCCGCCTGGGTTGCTGAAGATGCCAAACTGCTGGACCGTACGCTCGGTATCGTACTGGCACAAGTCCACAAAGGCTTCGGTTACCCCGTCGCGCTGGCCGAGGCCCACAACCAAGCGGTCGTGCGCGGCGGCGATCGCGCCCGGTTCTTTGCCCTACTCGAACAACAGATGATTCGTGCCGGCTTGCAGAATGTCGGCACGTCTTATAAAGAAGCGCGCAAACGCGGCAGCATCGCTTGA
- the ribD gene encoding bifunctional diaminohydroxyphosphoribosylaminopyrimidine deaminase/5-amino-6-(5-phosphoribosylamino)uracil reductase RibD — MDERAERVSDFDRAMMRRCLELASKALGRTSPNPLVGAVVVNDGEIVGEGFHPGPGQPHAEVFALRAAGARARGATIYVNLEPCNHFGRTPPCSEAVIAAGIARVVIGMSDPNPVAAGGRDRLQAEGIEVQTDVEAAACRELNEAFAHWARHQQPFGILKYAMTLDGKIATANGHSAWVSGEAARRRVHQERLAADVVVVGGNTLRQDNPLLTTHAMGDRNPLRTVLSRTLELPPDARLWRTDVAPSLVLTAPSADPDRQAALRDRGVEVVVLEELTPTRVMEYFYERQLSRVLWECGGTLAAAAIAAGAVQKVLAFIAPKIVGGATAPSPVGDLGITSMEKALALTDLKIESFAPDWLLSGYLRPVWGMN; from the coding sequence ATGGACGAGCGAGCCGAAAGGGTCTCTGACTTCGACCGGGCGATGATGCGGCGCTGCCTGGAACTAGCGAGTAAGGCGCTCGGACGAACCTCACCCAACCCGCTCGTTGGTGCGGTTGTCGTCAACGACGGCGAGATCGTCGGTGAAGGTTTCCATCCCGGCCCCGGCCAGCCTCATGCGGAGGTATTTGCATTGCGGGCAGCGGGCGCGCGGGCGCGCGGAGCGACAATATACGTCAACCTAGAGCCGTGCAACCACTTCGGACGGACGCCGCCTTGCTCGGAGGCAGTCATTGCAGCTGGAATCGCACGGGTCGTTATCGGTATGAGCGATCCCAACCCCGTCGCAGCGGGTGGGCGCGATCGCTTGCAAGCAGAGGGCATTGAGGTTCAAACAGACGTGGAAGCAGCCGCATGTCGCGAACTCAATGAAGCCTTTGCACATTGGGCGCGCCACCAACAGCCATTCGGCATTCTGAAATATGCAATGACTCTCGATGGCAAAATTGCCACAGCTAACGGTCACAGTGCCTGGGTTAGTGGCGAAGCGGCCCGACGCCGCGTTCACCAAGAACGGTTAGCGGCTGACGTTGTCGTCGTCGGCGGGAATACCCTTCGCCAGGACAACCCGCTGTTGACGACCCACGCGATGGGCGATCGCAACCCGCTCCGCACCGTGTTGAGCCGAACGCTCGAACTGCCGCCCGATGCCAGGTTGTGGCGGACGGACGTCGCGCCATCATTAGTGCTAACCGCACCGAGTGCGGATCCAGACCGACAAGCAGCGCTGCGCGATCGCGGTGTGGAGGTGGTCGTCCTGGAAGAACTGACCCCCACGCGAGTCATGGAGTATTTCTACGAACGACAGCTGTCGCGGGTGCTGTGGGAATGCGGCGGCACCCTGGCAGCGGCAGCGATCGCGGCAGGTGCGGTGCAAAAGGTGCTAGCTTTCATTGCGCCAAAGATCGTAGGCGGTGCGACAGCCCCATCGCCCGTAGGCGATCTGGGCATAACAAGTATGGAGAAAGCATTAGCCCTGACCGACTTAAAAATTGAGTCGTTTGCACCGGACTGGTTGCTGTCAGGATATCTACGGCCTGTCTGGGGAATGAACTAG
- a CDS encoding HAD family hydrolase: MDRFALPAAGFTVFCDFDGPIVDVSERYYRTYRLCLEGTCAKAVERGEPLSAQPLVKTDFWELKCDRVPDTEIARRSGLGAENIPHFIRCIQGTVNQPHLLGLDRLQHGVDRALMLLRASGVRVVIVTLRCRDQVTRILDECGLLCLLEGVYGTDDCTIAYRNTVEQKRRLFELALADSTTFVEYAIGDTEADILAARALGIPTIALTCGIRSHAYLKRYQPEYLQTDLASTTEFLLGQLAQTL, translated from the coding sequence ATGGACCGATTTGCTTTGCCGGCCGCGGGCTTTACTGTCTTTTGTGACTTCGACGGCCCGATTGTCGATGTCTCCGAGCGCTACTATCGCACCTATCGCCTGTGCCTGGAGGGCACTTGCGCCAAGGCTGTTGAGCGGGGTGAACCTTTGTCCGCACAGCCCTTGGTCAAGACCGATTTCTGGGAGTTGAAATGCGATCGCGTGCCGGATACAGAGATCGCACGCCGCTCGGGGCTGGGTGCCGAGAACATCCCGCATTTCATCCGCTGTATTCAGGGCACGGTCAATCAACCACACTTGCTAGGGCTCGATCGCCTGCAGCACGGCGTCGACCGCGCACTGATGCTCTTGCGGGCAAGCGGCGTCCGCGTCGTGATTGTTACCCTGCGCTGCCGCGACCAGGTCACGCGTATCTTGGACGAATGTGGACTCCTATGCTTGCTGGAGGGAGTCTACGGCACCGACGATTGCACGATCGCCTACCGCAATACTGTCGAGCAAAAGCGCCGTCTTTTTGAACTTGCCCTTGCCGATAGCACTACTTTCGTCGAGTATGCAATCGGCGACACGGAAGCCGATATCCTTGCTGCCCGTGCCTTGGGCATTCCCACGATCGCGCTGACCTGCGGCATTCGCAGCCACGCCTATCTAAAGCGCTATCAGCCCGAATACTTGCAAACCGACTTAGCAAGTACGACTGAGTTCTTGCTCGGGCAGCTCGCGCAAACCCTGTAA
- a CDS encoding DUF4230 domain-containing protein: protein MKLDDRPTLTDKPDIASTARTSASPDQYGRFLKNLLLATTSGLGLMLLLILIGIWRAGTSAFTWLDDLVGAPPAAPEVDVPTLVVTQVRGASELTTAVFSMEAVVPVEQERRVGNVPIASTRLLYIAHGQVRAGVDLQELTPDRVTVLDGNAVRIRLPAPEILDSKIDVRRSRVYTYDRGFLGLGPDVAPQLQTLAAHQTLDKIVTSACASGLLEEANNRARLAVAQLLAASGRGSVRVETTPPAPETCRA, encoded by the coding sequence GTGAAACTCGACGATCGCCCGACCCTGACCGACAAGCCCGACATTGCATCAACCGCTCGCACGTCTGCATCGCCCGACCAATATGGAAGGTTTCTAAAGAACCTGTTGTTGGCAACGACCAGCGGTCTTGGATTGATGCTGCTTTTGATCCTCATCGGAATCTGGAGAGCGGGCACGAGCGCGTTCACCTGGCTGGACGACCTGGTTGGCGCGCCGCCGGCTGCTCCCGAAGTAGACGTGCCAACTCTAGTCGTCACCCAAGTCCGAGGGGCAAGCGAACTAACCACTGCCGTTTTCTCGATGGAAGCTGTCGTTCCCGTTGAGCAGGAGCGACGCGTTGGTAACGTACCGATCGCCTCTACGCGTCTTCTCTACATCGCTCACGGACAAGTGCGGGCGGGGGTGGACTTGCAGGAGTTGACACCAGATCGCGTAACCGTTCTTGATGGCAATGCCGTGAGAATTCGGCTGCCCGCTCCCGAGATCCTCGACAGCAAAATCGACGTTCGTCGGTCGCGCGTATACACCTACGACCGCGGGTTTCTAGGACTCGGCCCGGATGTCGCTCCGCAATTACAAACTCTGGCCGCCCATCAAACACTGGACAAAATCGTAACGTCAGCCTGTGCTAGCGGTTTGCTCGAAGAAGCTAACAATCGCGCTCGGCTGGCCGTCGCACAGTTGCTGGCAGCATCCGGGCGGGGCTCAGTGCGCGTCGAGACCACTCCCCCCGCCCCCGAGACTTGTCGGGCCTAA
- a CDS encoding DUF6817 domain-containing protein: MPSPTTPFNARAVALMRFVGALATRPLRPPDPALSWTTAGFASCLVDIAEELSAAPRHPDPAALPLAALAPSGNALAAIDPQVPAMLACLEHQQAAAFPHDVGTFDAHLIGTWRILTCWQQPHPIARCGWFHSAYATDAYPLPSIAPARREVLQAAIGPTAEALVFLFCTLDRCRLQRDLLAAGCIPSVGLPAKNWATGEWLDLPPAAIAAYLIVELANIAEQTCRLGKRPGLWMHRVSRLATLLSPERSTSLSGFPTVVPPIFNRCTQTLDRDRERKALDLYLRLPGQSVITKSDRAVLEAIAQLNPWIAEPHLALAAIARSTGNEDEAIACARAAERHLWNWGTPWDKRFSWFEQVRTALDATKVSTNY, encoded by the coding sequence ATGCCGTCCCCAACCACCCCGTTCAACGCGCGTGCTGTAGCCCTGATGCGTTTTGTCGGCGCGCTTGCGACTCGACCGCTGCGCCCGCCCGATCCCGCTCTCAGTTGGACAACTGCAGGCTTTGCAAGTTGTCTTGTTGACATTGCTGAGGAGTTGAGCGCAGCACCTCGCCATCCCGACCCAGCAGCCCTTCCACTCGCAGCCCTGGCACCATCTGGAAACGCTCTTGCCGCAATCGATCCGCAGGTACCGGCAATGCTGGCGTGCTTGGAGCACCAACAAGCAGCCGCATTTCCCCACGATGTCGGCACGTTTGACGCTCATCTTATCGGCACCTGGCGGATCTTGACCTGCTGGCAGCAACCCCATCCGATTGCCCGGTGCGGTTGGTTTCACAGCGCTTACGCTACCGATGCCTATCCGCTACCGTCGATCGCGCCCGCCCGGCGCGAGGTATTGCAAGCTGCAATCGGTCCGACTGCTGAAGCCTTGGTGTTTTTGTTCTGTACGCTCGATCGCTGCCGCTTACAACGCGACCTGCTGGCAGCCGGTTGTATTCCATCTGTGGGCTTGCCAGCCAAGAATTGGGCAACAGGCGAATGGTTGGACTTGCCACCTGCCGCAATTGCGGCATATCTAATCGTCGAGCTGGCAAATATCGCCGAGCAAACCTGCCGGCTGGGGAAGCGACCGGGATTGTGGATGCATCGGGTATCGAGGCTGGCAACGTTGCTGTCGCCAGAACGCTCGACAAGCTTGTCGGGGTTTCCCACAGTCGTGCCGCCGATCTTCAATCGCTGTACGCAGACTCTCGACCGAGATCGGGAACGGAAAGCACTCGACCTTTATCTGCGGTTACCCGGGCAATCTGTTATTACAAAAAGCGATCGCGCCGTGCTAGAAGCGATTGCGCAACTCAATCCGTGGATTGCCGAACCGCATTTGGCACTGGCCGCAATCGCGCGGAGCACCGGTAACGAAGATGAGGCGATCGCCTGCGCTCGAGCTGCCGAACGACACTTGTGGAACTGGGGCACGCCCTGGGATAAAAGGTTTTCTTGGTTCGAGCAGGTCCGAACTGCTCTGGACGCAACTAAAGTGAGCACAAACTACTAA
- a CDS encoding bifunctional sterol desaturase/short chain dehydrogenase has product MTGLNGLGTIAVAAAAIVWVEWVRDTYHWLSHRWSWLYRLHGIHHRTFRPDLSADLRLYRRSQWINDVPECLVMLLLSLLPWYVWPQWTALAGTAYTTVFLLGAIARGSGWARADELTDLTHQPGKFSGRPGNWFVNREYHWRHHFDNQRAYYCSTLTIFDKLMGTALSLSGKRVAVTGASGTLGRALLEQLRARGAKVVALSSRSQPVVLSDGTELETLTWKVGGETELIAMLERIDILVLNHGINVHGDRSPAAIAQSYEVNTFSSWRLMEAFLQTVRTNTDIARKEVWVNTSEAEVGPAISPLYELSKRALGDLVTLRRLDAPCTIRKLILGPFKSNLNPIGVMSADWVAAQILNLAVRDARNIVVTVNPLTFLAFPMKECCVSAYFRLFGRASRSDANVAPSKAVDIPKVSVVGAKKPLQP; this is encoded by the coding sequence ATGACCGGATTGAATGGACTGGGAACGATCGCGGTCGCGGCTGCGGCAATCGTTTGGGTTGAGTGGGTTCGGGATACTTACCACTGGTTATCGCACCGGTGGTCTTGGCTGTATCGGCTGCACGGCATCCACCACCGCACCTTCCGCCCCGATCTCTCAGCCGATTTGCGCCTTTACCGACGCTCGCAGTGGATTAACGACGTGCCGGAATGTCTGGTCATGCTGCTGTTGAGCTTGCTCCCGTGGTACGTGTGGCCCCAATGGACGGCCTTAGCAGGCACGGCATATACGACAGTTTTTTTGCTCGGGGCGATCGCGCGCGGCAGCGGCTGGGCTCGTGCGGACGAGCTTACCGATCTCACGCACCAGCCGGGTAAGTTCTCAGGCCGGCCTGGCAACTGGTTTGTCAATCGCGAATATCATTGGCGCCACCACTTCGACAACCAGCGCGCCTACTATTGCAGCACTTTAACCATTTTTGACAAGCTCATGGGTACGGCACTTTCACTTTCTGGCAAACGCGTTGCCGTTACGGGTGCATCCGGAACGCTCGGCCGGGCGCTCCTGGAACAGCTCCGCGCTCGCGGTGCGAAGGTCGTCGCGCTCAGCTCGCGATCGCAACCGGTCGTGCTTTCCGACGGCACGGAGCTGGAAACGCTGACGTGGAAAGTTGGTGGGGAAACTGAGCTCATTGCAATGCTAGAGCGCATCGACATCCTCGTGCTCAATCACGGCATTAACGTGCACGGCGACCGTTCCCCCGCCGCGATCGCGCAGTCTTACGAGGTCAATACCTTCTCGAGCTGGCGGTTAATGGAGGCATTCCTGCAAACCGTCCGCACCAACACCGACATTGCCCGTAAGGAAGTGTGGGTAAACACGTCGGAAGCTGAAGTGGGTCCGGCAATCAGCCCGCTATACGAACTGTCCAAACGCGCGCTCGGTGACTTAGTAACGCTGCGCCGCTTGGACGCTCCCTGTACGATTCGCAAGTTGATCTTGGGACCGTTTAAGAGCAATCTCAATCCGATTGGGGTCATGTCTGCAGATTGGGTTGCCGCACAAATTCTGAATTTGGCCGTTCGCGATGCACGGAATATCGTCGTCACGGTCAATCCGCTGACGTTTTTGGCTTTCCCGATGAAGGAGTGCTGCGTTTCGGCCTATTTCCGACTGTTCGGCCGAGCGTCGCGATCCGACGCCAACGTCGCCCCCTCGAAAGCAGTTGACATTCCCAAGGTATCCGTTGTCGGGGCAAAAAAACCTCTTCAGCCCTAG
- a CDS encoding glycosyltransferase: MPEPSWTERDRFDKLDPISSFLADWVDPTEDEDEFRSDFFDGMAGRRRKAAFALMMVWGTTISLHLVSWGIWVVLGATALAGVYLLQLALRRPRPLPEPLGTLDSDKVPSVSILVSARNEESVVGELVESLCNLDYPVDRYEVWLVNDRSTDGTGAVLDSLTRQYDRLQVLHRPAIAGGGKSGALNDALARTRGEIVAVFDADAQVPRNLLRRVVPLFLASERVGAVQVRKDIENEPLNFWTRGQWAEQALDAYWQQQRVAASGIGELRGNGQFVRRAALMRCGRWNEQTITDDLDLTLRLQLDDWEIDYLSDPPVGEEGVTRAIALWHQRNRWAEGGYQRYLDYWRLLARNRLGWRKSADLAVFAFLQYVLPTAVIPDTLMALWRHRLPLLAPLTSLSLLAIAWGTCAGVRRVRDKELNLRAILAILVRSLRGAIYMLHWTLVIPSMTARLSVRPKQLKWVKTVHQGTNEQQARSA, translated from the coding sequence ATGCCCGAACCATCCTGGACCGAGCGCGACCGCTTCGACAAGCTGGATCCCATCAGCTCATTCCTAGCCGATTGGGTCGATCCGACCGAAGACGAGGACGAATTTCGCAGCGACTTCTTCGACGGTATGGCCGGCAGGCGCCGCAAGGCAGCCTTTGCGCTGATGATGGTCTGGGGAACAACGATCTCGCTGCATTTGGTGTCGTGGGGAATTTGGGTCGTTCTCGGTGCGACTGCCTTGGCAGGGGTGTATTTGTTGCAGCTGGCATTGCGGCGGCCGCGTCCGCTCCCGGAGCCATTGGGGACCTTGGATTCGGATAAAGTGCCATCCGTGTCAATTTTGGTGTCCGCCCGCAACGAGGAATCGGTCGTCGGCGAACTCGTCGAGTCGCTTTGCAACCTGGACTATCCTGTCGATCGCTACGAGGTCTGGCTTGTTAACGATCGGAGTACTGACGGTACGGGTGCCGTGCTGGATTCCTTGACTCGCCAGTACGATCGCTTGCAAGTCTTGCATCGACCGGCGATCGCGGGAGGCGGCAAATCTGGAGCCCTCAACGACGCTCTGGCTCGAACGCGGGGCGAGATCGTGGCCGTGTTTGATGCTGACGCACAGGTACCGCGTAATTTGCTGCGGCGAGTTGTTCCCCTATTTTTGGCATCGGAGCGTGTGGGGGCAGTGCAAGTTCGCAAAGATATTGAAAACGAACCGCTAAACTTTTGGACGCGCGGGCAGTGGGCCGAACAAGCTCTCGATGCTTATTGGCAGCAACAGCGTGTTGCAGCGAGCGGGATTGGAGAGTTGCGCGGTAACGGTCAGTTCGTGCGGCGGGCAGCGCTGATGCGATGCGGGCGCTGGAACGAGCAAACAATCACAGACGACCTCGATCTAACATTGCGCCTGCAGCTGGACGATTGGGAAATTGATTATCTTAGCGACCCCCCAGTGGGGGAAGAAGGCGTCACGCGAGCGATCGCCTTATGGCATCAACGTAACCGTTGGGCTGAAGGCGGCTACCAGCGCTATCTGGACTACTGGAGGTTGCTGGCGCGCAACCGGTTGGGCTGGCGCAAATCTGCCGACCTCGCTGTTTTTGCGTTTCTCCAATACGTGCTGCCGACGGCAGTCATCCCCGATACATTGATGGCTCTGTGGCGACATCGCTTGCCCTTGTTGGCACCTCTTACTAGCCTCAGCTTGTTAGCGATCGCTTGGGGGACCTGCGCGGGGGTACGACGCGTGCGCGACAAGGAGCTAAATCTGAGGGCGATACTGGCAATTCTCGTCAGGAGTCTGCGCGGCGCCATCTACATGCTGCATTGGACGCTGGTAATTCCGAGTATGACCGCCCGGCTATCGGTGCGTCCGAAGCAATTGAAGTGGGTGAAGACCGTCCACCAAGGCACTAACGAGCAACAGGCGCGCTCGGCTTGA
- a CDS encoding DUF3318 domain-containing protein, with product MASYTATARAEMSELRRLKTLLPPELQSWVMVEATTEVNPPLIRCEEIGRDEVEIQLDLAKWDVLAIDQRNLMFWHEVARIQNDTIPREGWEMAALAIGLGGAVGELWVQDGLLLILALGLCGISGYRLWQKNNGDRTLKEAIEADEKAIALATRFGYTLPNAYKSLGSALKTLAERTPNKRGRKRYEARLQSLRRSASKAKARAQSKRDGTGEERGVREGRQPI from the coding sequence ATGGCCTCCTACACCGCTACTGCCCGCGCCGAGATGAGCGAGCTGCGTCGTTTGAAAACGCTGCTGCCGCCCGAGTTGCAAAGTTGGGTGATGGTCGAAGCCACAACAGAAGTCAACCCGCCGCTGATTCGCTGCGAAGAAATCGGTCGCGACGAAGTTGAAATTCAGCTCGATTTGGCGAAGTGGGACGTTCTCGCGATCGACCAACGCAACTTAATGTTCTGGCACGAGGTCGCGCGCATCCAAAACGACACGATTCCTCGCGAAGGCTGGGAGATGGCTGCCCTGGCGATCGGTCTCGGCGGTGCCGTTGGCGAGCTATGGGTTCAGGACGGTTTGCTGCTAATTTTGGCACTCGGGTTGTGCGGAATCTCCGGGTATCGCCTCTGGCAGAAAAACAATGGCGATCGCACCCTCAAAGAGGCGATTGAGGCCGATGAAAAGGCGATCGCGTTGGCGACGCGTTTTGGTTACACGCTCCCCAATGCTTACAAAAGCTTGGGTAGTGCATTGAAAACCCTCGCCGAGCGCACGCCGAACAAGCGCGGTCGCAAGCGCTACGAAGCCCGTCTGCAGTCCCTGCGTCGCAGTGCTTCTAAGGCAAAAGCCCGAGCGCAGAGCAAGCGAGATGGGACGGGCGAAGAGCGAGGCGTTCGCGAAGGTCGCCAACCGATCTAA